The segment CCATCGGTTGTGCTCCTTATGCCTGCTTCGCGCAGGTTACGCAGGTTCGTGTTCGGCCCGTCCGGCAGGCGCCGGGAACGGCAGGATGGCGACCGTCACGCTGTCGTGGCCGCCCCCGTCGAGTGCGCGGGCGCGGCCGGGGCGGTGAGCCGGGGGCGTCAGTTCCGCGCCGCATACGCCACAGAACGTGTCGTCGGGCTCCAGAGGCTCGGCGCGGGAGGGGCAGATGGGGCAGGTGGTCGGCTGCGGCATGTGTTACACCCACGTCCAGGGGCGGAAGCGATTGGCGCGTTGCACAAGTTCGATCCCTGAGCTGTCCTGCTGGGTGAGCCGGGCCAGCACACGGTAGGAGCGCTCCATGCCGAAGCGCAGCCCACGCTCGGTCAGGTCGCAGTCCAGCAGCCTGGTCCCGGCGGCCTCCGGCCCGGCGCCGGGGCTGCCGGCGAGTACCCAGTCAAGTGCGCTGCCCAGTACTTCGGTGGAGAGCTGTTCGCGCCGCTCGGCGTCGATACCGAGCTCACGCAGCTCCTCGACCTGGGTGGCTGCCGCCCGAAGGTCTTCCAGCAGCGGTTCCTGCGGGGACCGTTCGTGCAGCCGGGCGCGTATCGCGGCGACCCGGGCCGCCGTAAAGTGGATCGAGGCCTCCGGCACCGACTCCACTGCCGCCACGGCCCCGGTCCGGTCGCCCGAGGCCAGCAGTACGCGGGCGAGGCCGAACGCGGCGCTGACGTAGCGGTGGTCGGTGGTCCACACGAGCCGGTAGTACTCGGCGGCGTTGTCCAGGCGGCCCAGCATCTCGGCGCAGATGCCCAGCGCCAGCTTGGGCGCGGACTCGCCCGGGAAGGCGTCGTAAACGGCGTCGAAGGCGGGCGCGGCCGTCTCGTGGTCGCCGGTCACCAGCGTGGTCAGGCCCCGGTGCCAGACCACGCGCCAGTCGTCGAGGTCGTCGTCGGCCAGCGCTGTCAGCACGCGCGATGCCGCGTCGGCGTCGTCCATCTCCAGGCGCGCCCTCAGCTCCCGCAGCCGTATCTCGACGGAGTCGGCGGGCGCTTCCCGCAAGGCCGTGACAAGCTCCGCCGGTGCCGCGGCCGCCAGGCCCGCCAGGAACCCGGCGTTGGGGTCGGCCGGGGCCACGAACGGCACGGGCAGCGCGAGGGCGGCGGCCCGCGCGTTGAGCCGTGCGACGGTGAGCGCGGTCGGGGTGTGTCCGGCGTCGGTACTGTCCGGCGCGCCGCCCGAGGTGTCGCCGGCCAGGGAGTCGACCAGTTTGTCCTCGACGACCCGCAGTTCCTGGCCGAAGATGGTGGACAGGGCGGGGCTGGGCTTGCCGGTCTGCAGGGCCACAACCTCGCGGAGGACGCCGAGAAGCTGGTCCGCCATCTCCGCGGCGGAGCCGAAACGCTTGTCGGGGTCGGGGTCGGTGGCCCGGACGAGGAGCCTGTAGAAGGACTCGTACCGCGCGAAGACGGGGATGTTGCCGGGGCCGGGGAGGCTGTCGACGAAGACGTTCGTGTAGCCCTGGAAGTCGAAGGTGAGGACGGCGAGGGCGCGGGCCACCGTGTAGAGGTCGGAGGCGACGGACGGGCCGAGCTTGGCGACTTCCGGCGCCTGATAGCCGATGGTGCCGTAGATCGCGGAGTCCTGGTCGTCCATCCGCCGGACCGCGCCCATGTCGATGAGTTCGAGCCGGTCCTCCTGCTGGATGGCGTTGTCGACCTTGAAGTCGCAGTACAGCAGATCGCGGCTGTGGAGGTGGCCGAGGGCTTCCAGGACCTCGATGGCGTACGCGATGGCCTGCTCGACCGGCATCGGCTCGCGCTTGCCGTCCGGGCCGCGCCGCTCGTCGGCGATCTCCTTCAGGGACTTGCCGCCAACGTACTCCATGACGATGTAGCCGTCGAGGCTGCCGCTGCGCTTGTCGAGATGCTCGACGAAGTTGTAGATGCGCACAATGTTGGGGTGCTCGATCTCGGCGAGGAACCGCCGCTCCGAGACGGCGGCGGCCAGCGCGTCCTCGTCGGCAGTGTCGAGCAGGCCTTTCAGGACCACCCAGCGGTCGCTGACCGCGCGGTCGACGGCGAGGTAGATCCAGCCGAACCCGCCGTACGCCAGACAG is part of the Streptomyces sp. NBC_01262 genome and harbors:
- a CDS encoding serine/threonine-protein kinase, which gives rise to MSTCQRPGCTGTIEDVGGGELYCDACGRAPVPQPVGAGDTGGTGGAGASSGSGGLSPKPSRSSSTTSGSSLRSMPWRLTHALTGRVGGQSVIVRSSRSGSTSGPTRARLGAGLVSIPPIPRPDPATSVLDNPQVPERNRYCGKSDCGAPVSRSSRDRPARTEGFCTTCGHPYSFTPKLRAGDVVHGQYEVVGCLAYGGFGWIYLAVDRAVSDRWVVLKGLLDTADEDALAAAVSERRFLAEIEHPNIVRIYNFVEHLDKRSGSLDGYIVMEYVGGKSLKEIADERRGPDGKREPMPVEQAIAYAIEVLEALGHLHSRDLLYCDFKVDNAIQQEDRLELIDMGAVRRMDDQDSAIYGTIGYQAPEVAKLGPSVASDLYTVARALAVLTFDFQGYTNVFVDSLPGPGNIPVFARYESFYRLLVRATDPDPDKRFGSAAEMADQLLGVLREVVALQTGKPSPALSTIFGQELRVVEDKLVDSLAGDTSGGAPDSTDAGHTPTALTVARLNARAAALALPVPFVAPADPNAGFLAGLAAAAPAELVTALREAPADSVEIRLRELRARLEMDDADAASRVLTALADDDLDDWRVVWHRGLTTLVTGDHETAAPAFDAVYDAFPGESAPKLALGICAEMLGRLDNAAEYYRLVWTTDHRYVSAAFGLARVLLASGDRTGAVAAVESVPEASIHFTAARVAAIRARLHERSPQEPLLEDLRAAATQVEELRELGIDAERREQLSTEVLGSALDWVLAGSPGAGPEAAGTRLLDCDLTERGLRFGMERSYRVLARLTQQDSSGIELVQRANRFRPWTWV